The Candidatus Terasakiella magnetica genome has a segment encoding these proteins:
- a CDS encoding cold-shock protein, protein MAIGNVKWFNPTKGFGFIEPEDGGQDAFVHISAVERAGLSSLNEGQKVEYELETGRNGKSSATNLTVIG, encoded by the coding sequence ATGGCTATTGGAAATGTAAAATGGTTTAACCCGACTAAAGGTTTTGGTTTTATTGAGCCTGAAGATGGCGGACAAGATGCGTTCGTTCACATCTCGGCTGTAGAACGCGCTGGTCTTTCCAGCTTAAATGAAGGCCAAAAAGTTGAATACGAACTGGAAACAGGTCGTAACGGTAAGTCCTCTGCGACTAACCTGACAGTTATTGGCTAA